Sequence from the Cervus canadensis isolate Bull #8, Minnesota chromosome 3, ASM1932006v1, whole genome shotgun sequence genome:
AAAGCAGGTCTTCACACTGCATGCTAGAAATGGATTTGCTGGATAAACACAAATACCAGGCTGCATTTCTAAATAATGAGCCTCAGTGTGTGCTTGAGAGCCAAGCAAGAGGGACTCTGTAAACCACATGAAAGGAGTTTCAGGGCAAAGAAGTTAGAAGATTCCTTTGCAAAATTTTATTTGGAAGTTGTAATGGTTAATTTTACGTGTCAAATTGACTGGAGtgtccagatatttggtcaaacttTATTCGGGGTGTTTTCATGAGGATATTCTTGGAtgggattaacatttaaattggtagactgaggaaagcagattgccctctctAACATGGGTGGGCCTCAGCTAATCAGTTGAAGGACTGAACAGAACCAAAAAGCTGATCTTTTTCTGAGTAGGACAGGATTGTTCCTGCCTGACTTCCTTTGAACTGGAAGACTGGATTTGTCCTGCCTTTGAACTCAAACTGAAACATAGCTTTTCTTGGGTTTCAACCTGCCAGCTTTTGGACTGGAATTATCCCATCAGTTTTCCTGTAGCTTGACTCACCTGCAGACCTTGAGACTTTTTAGCCTCCTTAACTTGTGTAGACCAATTTCTTACTCCTCCCTCTCTCTGTACTTTTGTTATATATTCACATgggtatatttcatatatatatatatatatatatatcctattggcttctctggagaaccctgactaatacagaaTATCTTAATGTAAACTTAGCCAAGGCCAAAATAAATTACTTCTGAAATGTACATCTTAAAAAATTCCAGTTAAGAAATGGCAAAGAGTCAAAGCATAACTGCCTCCCTTAATGTGTCAAATACCAATGGAGAAAGTTGTCAATCACATAAAGTTGTTAGTGGCTCAAATTAGGTGACAAGTAACAAAATATTGACTAAACttctaaacaaatatttattaattataacttTTATCTGAAGTAACTCATGAATGGTGATGACCTTAAAAGAAAGATCCCAactaaatgactttttaatagTTGAAAAGTGGAAGACCACCAACCCCCAAAACATACTACAAATATGTACAGACTCTATGTACATGCACtttacacgcacacacacacacacatacacaccacactaTGGAAATCAACACATACAGGCctattttggggaaaaataataaatctgaCTGTTTAactgttaaacatttttattgtgtaGACTTATTACAGGACATGCAGgataaaaaaaagtgtaaaatatcAGTAAGCATATAAAAATTTCAGCAGTCTTTTGGACCAGCACTTGATTTGCACAAGGGACTAAGCATCTATATAGAACAGACATGTCTTGGGATACACAGTTTACAGATTGAATCACAAAACAATTTCCCAAGTGATTTTCCtcatataaagataaaaaaatctttgtacttaaaaattattcagtATAGTACATTTTCAGTTATGTACACAGTTCAAAAGTAAAACTATGTCCATGCCAGTGTCTGTTTTAatgcagaaaacctaaataggtAATAGGTTGGCGATTAAAGTGCCAGGAAAACTGgaagaggcaaaaaaagaaaccaagcaGAATTCCAACAGgtgtatggaaataaaagcataactgaaggttaaaaataaagtccCCCAGGGAAGAATCTTACTATGAGCAGGAGGAATAAAAAGCTTTTGGATGTACCAGGCAGCTTTCTGTATGACTCAGGTTTACAGGTAAAATTCCTCAGTTTGAATTCAGAAGAATTTGAATTTATTCCAGCAAAATTACCTCCATCTTTTATTACTGCCTCCTCCCCCATCTTCTCTCTGAGCAAAGTGATGCTTGGCTTAAGTCCAAAGCTcatggcagggggaggggccatGTGTCACAGCATAACAGACAGTTGCAAGTGCTTTAATTTGAAGGGGTCACATTTGCAACAACTCTGACAGTCTCACACAATGGCCTCCATTTTATGAGCCCTTCCCCGGAGGCCCACTGATCAGCTGAAAAGGGAACACAATGTTCAGCCACTAAACCACCCCAGTGATGGATTAGTTTGGAGTCAGGAAAGCGTGATTATTCTTGAAAATAAACGAAGCTGAATAGACATGCTGACCTCATTCAGCTAGTGAGAGGCAGGGAAAGTTGGCTTCCACTTCTGCCAGCCCAGAGGGCTTGGCCCCATTTATTCACCTTAATTCATTTAATGGGGCTGATGTGGACCATACTCAAtatggataaagatgttgtgtGATCAAGTACAGACATGAACTTCATCTGATCCCATATCTTAGAGTCAGAAATAAGTGTGAAGAATTAGGTAATGGATTTTTCTAATTTTGGTCTTCAGGAAGGCTGCTGACCTAATGAAAGTTGATGAGGTGGAccctattttaaaaggaaaacctaAAGAACAGGAAGGCACTTAGGTGTCATCATCTATATAACAAATATCCAGGCATAGAAGTATCTATCACAGGTTAAAATTTCAAGAAAGTAAGGCAATAGATCATGTGCAGATTATGTTTTCTAAGTTGATGAAGATCACTAGATCCCACTGAATCATTACAGTGAATGGCAGCAATTCACTAAACACTTCAGAGGGAAGAGTTTGCTTGAGACTGCCCACATATCTGTACACTCAGTGACAATAGCCTGGAATACTTGAATACTTCCCTTACCATAAAATGATCGACATTTTAGAACAGGCAGTTGAGGTTGTtagttcttttcttcctcctcagtTCTTTGTATTTCTCTCAAGTTATCTTTCAACAATAGGTTCATATCTCAGCCAATAGAACAATGatccaaatgaaagaaaaatactttaaatgggtTTTAAAAGTTCAGACAACCCCCAACATAGATgaaatagaggagaaaaataatagttatGAAAACTGAGAGAGTGATATCTTTGTTCTGAACCAGGAAATTCATTCATATGTTGTTGCTGTACTAGCAACTTGAAATTGGCACTgagaaaattaaaagggaaaaaggaatcATATATACTTCTATCCTTGAAAcgtcatttatatttctttctgcaTGTTGATGCGGATATTGCTGAATATTTTGCCAATAGCCTCAAATAGCGGGTCACAGAAGGTGTGGACGTAGATGGAATAGACACGGCTGATGCATTGAATCTCAATCAGGAAACTCTTAATGCACGGTACAACTGCCCAGATGTGCAGGAAAGAGAGAATGGCAAAGTAGATGCCCCAGATGAGTGCCATTGGGATGCCAAAGAGGGCAGACAGCAAACGGTAAAACCAGTACTTTGTCACAGTGAAGGTGGTGAAGCTGGCCTTCCAGATGCCGTCGAAACTGTGTGTTCCTTCTGGTTCTGCGATCACATCTTCAAAATCAATCTGAAAAGAAGAAGTGACACAACATGAgcttgaaatagaagaaaaaagaaaaaacccattTCTGAGTACGCATAAATATATATTAGCTTTCATGTACAGGTTCTGTGTAAAATGCTTAAAGGCACCCAGCAGCATCAGCCTCACTTGGAATTTGTGGGAAATGCAGATTTGGGCTCCACCCAAACCTCTAGGGGTAGTATCAAGGTGGATTTCTAACATGTTCTCTGGGTGTCTCTTTGCTATGTGAAAGGTTGAGAACTGCTGCTCTAGGGAAAACTAAAGGGATATGATAAAATTCTTGCCTTCAAGTAAAGCCCAGCAACATGGATAAGTATACTAGGCATTcagtaaaatgtaaataacatgACCTAAATTAACTGCATTCCAAGACAACTACACAAACAATGTTAAGAGGTAGTTAGTCCATAtgtattaagtcacttcagtcgtatccgactctttgctaccctatgggttgtagcctaccaggctcctccgtccatggatttctccaggcaagaaaatgggtgggttgccatgacctcctccagaggatcttcctgacccagggatcgaagctacatcttacatcttctgcattggcaggtggggtctttactactagccccacctgggaagcagttCATGACTGATTATCAACTCTCCAACACTCAGCTGGTAGAATTTCTTCAGGAAATTAGATCATTGTGGGCTCTGAGGATTCAAGAAATCTTCATGGTGTGATGGGATTTGAGCAGGGATTGGAAAATGGGGTATGActtggaaaggaaggaagaagggatcTGGAAAATGCTGTGAGCAAGACCCCAGGACAAGGAAGGATGATGCAGTGAGTGTCACAGGCAGATAGACCTGTGTGGCCATGGCTGAAAAGAAAGATTAAGGCCAGACTCAGTTTTACTTTATATACAGTGGTGAtgggggtggcagggggtggggggtggggaggtgtctGTTGAAGATGTTGGAGCAGAGGAATACAGCCACAATCCAATTCAGTCATTTACCAACATGAATTTGATAGCAGTGTCTAGGctgggggaaaaggaaaagagactcAAGGCAGAAAAATTCTTGCAGTATCCCAAGTTTGAGATGGCAGGGCCAAAACCGGAATAGTgaccatgaaaaaagaaaagaatgaatttcaGGGATGTTAAAGGAAGAGTCCCCAGGACTTGGTAACTTCAAGGATAGGGAGAGAGAAAAGCCTCAGATGAACTTTGAGCTTCAGGCATGCCTGCTAGAGAGAGTTGtacatgcatgccaagttgcttcagtcgagtatgactctttgcaaccctatggatcatagcccgccaggctcttctgtccatgggattctccaggcaagagtactggagtttgtCTGGATTGCTGCTTAATCTTGAGCTTTAAGGATTAaagccatgccctcttccaggggatcttcctcacccagggatcgaatctgcatctcttatatctcctgcattggtaggcaggttctttaccactagcacctcctgcgAGGCCCACTACAGGTTGAATTTGTCTTTATTCAAAACTTTACTGTTTCTTCAATTCAAAAACTAAGTTCTCTCTTAACATTTTCTTAACTGCCTTCCTAATTTTCTTCTTGGTGTCAGTGTCACCTCTGTTctctctaggggcttcccaggtggtgctagtggtaaagaaccatgtgccatggctaataaacacatgaaaagatgctcaacatcactcattatcagagaaatgcaaatcaaaaccacaatgaggtaccatcacatgcaggtcaggatggctgctatccaaaagtctacaagcaataaatgctggagagggtgtggagaaaagggaaccctcttacactgttggtgggaatgcaaactagtacagccgctatggagaacagtgtggagatttcttaaaaaactggaaacaaaaactgccatatgacccagcaatcccacttctgggcatacacacccgaggaaaccagatctgaaagagacacgtgcaccccaatgttcatcacagcactgtttatgatagccaggacacggaagcaacctagatgcccatcagcagatgaatggataaggaagctgtggtacatatacaccatggaatattactcagccattaaaaagaattcatttgaatcagttctaatgagatggatgaaactggagcccattatacagagtgaagtaagccagaaagataaagaccattacagcatactaacacatatatatggaatttagaaagatggtaatgataaccctatatgcaaaacagaaaaagagacacagatgtacagaacagacttttggactctgtgggagaaggcgagggtgggatgttctgagagaagagcatcgaaacatgtatattatctctggtgaaacagatcaccagcccaggttgggtgcatgagacaagtgctcgggcctggtgcactgggaagacccagagagatagggtagagagggaggtgggagcggggatcgggatggggaatacatgtaaatccatggctgattcatgtcagtgtatgacaaaaaccactacaatattataaagtaattagcctccaactaataaaaataaatgaaaaaataaataaataaaccaacaacaacaaaaaaaacaaagaaccatctgccagtgtagaagacataagagatgtgggttcaatccctgggtcgggaagatccactgaaggaaatcgtggcaacccactccaatattcttgcctggagaatctcatagacagaggagcctggcaggcaatggtccatagggttgcaaagagtcggacgccaccgaagcaacttagcagcagaagcagtacCTGTACTAGTCCCTTTTGGTGGCCACTAGGAAATAATCATATTAGTTTGTAGTCATGTAGCAGTTAACTGTTACTAACTGCTTCTACGTGCATTGTCTCCATGTGATCTAGGGTTTCACACTAATATGGGAAGGTAGGTtgtcattttacaaaagaagataATAGATTCAGAGACATAATGGTGGCTTGCTAAAGTCAAACGCAGAGCAAAGGTGGGGACAGGATGCAAGCCTGGCCCCTTTCCCAATAGCATTCTTTCCCACAGAATTAATTTTCAGGAGCTTTTATCCATCTGGAAGGATTATATAGGCTAAACTGAAGCATGGGGTAAAAAAGTTACCACCAGAAGTGTAGGACAGAGCCAGTTTAACTGCGGAGTGGTGGCAGCTATATGAAGGAATCTAATGTGCTTTGAAATATAAACAAGTTGATGACTGCTAGCAGCAATCCAGGCAAGCTCAGGATTAAGGAATGAGGActtgtgtgactccatggagccTCTCATTGCCAAGGAGCCACTTTTGGTTAAACACAATAaacttcttttggaaaaaaatacatgatgCTTACCAATAGTTAAggtttattttctaaaacattctgtttcttgatctgttGTCCAGTGTCCTAAGAATATGTAATACATAAAAAAGGTATGTCCATAATTATctaaagaagttaaataaatttattgttGTTCTAATGTTTCTTTCCCTGTTTAGATCTAGACTCAGAAGTAaacatttgtgtgttttaaaagatTGTTCTAAATGTGTGGCAAGTCAGATCAATCTTTTAATGAAGTTTCTGTGCAGGTACTTGTTTATTATAGGATTTTGCTCTGGTACTGGATTTTCccaaagctgttaaaaataaagGTCTGTGCttttccttcaaaaggtccccaaataattttattttaaaaagatgacccTATTTTGTAAGAGGATTTGGTGAAGTCAAAATGAATGCAGTAGAGCAGGGTATTCTTAATCTGAATCAAAGGTTGGGCAGTGGTGGTCCATGAATGCCCCGAAGTGGGCACTTAATAGAAGAAGGCCATCACTTTTATAGAAAATAGAGAGTCTATTGCCAAGGAAGGCTGGTAAGGACTTTACAAGAACCAAGGATTCCTGTCTCTTTACAGAACAGAATTTAAGCATGTTTGcctacagattcttttccaaggGAATGGATAGTTACTAACATTTGTTGACTGGCTATCATGATCAAACGCTGTTCTCATTTAACTCATAGCAACTCTGTAATTTATTATtgccatttaatagaaaaatgtgaAGTTTAATAAATTGTCCAGGTAAATAAGAGGTAGATTTTAATTTCCAATCTGGTTTGAAAGTTattgattctttcttttaataccacattgcttaaaaaatatttttaaaattttctctaaggCAATTAGTATTTCATAATTAAAAGGCACattgaccagaaaaaaaaaaaaaaagagagagagattattgAGTTTAACCCTCTGGTAACTGTAAGAATTCCCACAGCCTGGTCTCTGAGAACAGTGTTAGGATGAggtcatacacatatatacacgaTTGGTCCTTAGCGAAGATCTATAAACATGTGCCATATGTGTAAGATTTCTTACTGATAATTTAACTTTTCTAAGCATAAATATAAATGCTTTTTTTAGTGAACATTTTGGAAATTCTTAAGTTTTGTTTTAAGTTGGTTAGAAAATTTG
This genomic interval carries:
- the CAV1 gene encoding caveolin-1 isoform X1, whose translation is MSGGKYVDSEGHLYTVPIREQGNIYKPNNKAMAEEMNEKQVYDAHTKEIDLVNRDPKHLNDDVVKIDFEDVIAEPEGTHSFDGIWKASFTTFTVTKYWFYRLLSALFGIPMALIWGIYFAILSFLHIWAVVPCIKSFLIEIQCISRVYSIYVHTFCDPLFEAIGKIFSNIRINMQKEI
- the CAV1 gene encoding caveolin-1 isoform X2: MAEEMNEKQVYDAHTKEIDLVNRDPKHLNDDVVKIDFEDVIAEPEGTHSFDGIWKASFTTFTVTKYWFYRLLSALFGIPMALIWGIYFAILSFLHIWAVVPCIKSFLIEIQCISRVYSIYVHTFCDPLFEAIGKIFSNIRINMQKEI